In Streptomyces sp. NBC_01717, one DNA window encodes the following:
- a CDS encoding branched-chain amino acid ABC transporter permease, translating into MTTQNTLIPLPAPIARLATIAGAAIALAGTFLPWTWTTDFPGDLTVTGYPGGLQILTLTGAILTLVFALCGYGIRGLRWLTPGGTNSPVRLLALGTLGTTGYAMGAISYELGGAVNLEPGAWVSGIGALIAALTALGLPSDDPLPQDQPQPGIWQRFRNSLTAPAATRAKTLPAWAEILIIAGSFGAALYVFTYGIDIPTEESEQFIGFLITAGFAFTALTRAGLISRITALTTKHRNVTLAAALVAAFCFPFTQDTAEYALIGANILIFATVALGLNVVVGLAGLLDLGYVAFLGVGAYTAALVSGAPLSAIGVHFPFWAAVLTGAAVSLIFGVLIGAPTLRLRGDYLAIVTLGFGEIFRVTVNNLNGNSGPDLTNGSQGIPSIPDLNLFGIDFGLSHDIGPFTLSRPANYYLLMLVVTAVVVLVFRRSGDSRIGRAWVAIREDETAATAMGINAFRLKLLAFALGATLAGLAGTVQAHVNYTVTPEQYQFAGSVPPNSAFLLAAVILGGMGTLSGPFVGAALLYLIPAKLQFMQDYQLFLFGIALILLMRFRPEGLIADRRKQLEFHENDTIDVPEPRQSEETGAGIAKAGA; encoded by the coding sequence ATGACCACCCAGAACACACTCATCCCACTGCCCGCACCGATCGCCCGCCTCGCCACCATCGCAGGCGCCGCCATCGCACTCGCCGGCACCTTCCTCCCCTGGACCTGGACCACCGACTTCCCCGGCGACCTCACCGTCACCGGCTACCCCGGCGGCCTCCAGATCCTCACCCTCACCGGCGCCATCCTCACCCTCGTCTTCGCACTCTGCGGATACGGCATCCGAGGACTGCGCTGGCTCACCCCCGGCGGCACCAACAGCCCCGTCCGACTCCTCGCCCTCGGCACCCTCGGCACCACCGGCTACGCCATGGGCGCCATCTCCTACGAGCTCGGCGGCGCAGTCAACCTCGAACCCGGAGCCTGGGTCAGCGGCATCGGCGCACTCATCGCCGCCCTCACCGCACTCGGACTCCCGAGCGACGACCCACTCCCCCAGGACCAACCCCAGCCGGGCATCTGGCAGCGCTTCCGCAACAGCCTCACCGCACCCGCGGCCACCCGCGCCAAAACCCTCCCCGCCTGGGCCGAAATCCTCATCATCGCCGGCTCCTTCGGCGCCGCGCTGTACGTCTTCACCTACGGCATCGACATCCCCACCGAAGAATCCGAACAGTTCATCGGCTTCCTCATCACCGCAGGCTTCGCCTTCACCGCGCTCACCCGTGCAGGACTCATCTCCCGCATCACCGCGCTGACCACGAAGCACCGCAACGTCACCCTCGCCGCAGCCCTGGTCGCAGCCTTCTGCTTCCCCTTCACCCAGGACACCGCGGAATACGCCCTCATCGGCGCCAACATCCTCATCTTCGCCACCGTCGCACTCGGCCTCAACGTCGTCGTCGGCCTCGCCGGCCTCCTCGACCTCGGCTACGTCGCCTTCCTCGGCGTCGGCGCCTACACCGCGGCCCTCGTCTCCGGCGCACCACTCTCAGCCATCGGCGTCCACTTCCCCTTCTGGGCCGCCGTCCTCACCGGAGCCGCAGTCTCACTGATCTTCGGCGTCCTCATCGGCGCCCCGACCCTCCGACTGCGCGGCGACTACCTCGCCATCGTCACCCTCGGCTTCGGTGAGATCTTCCGCGTCACCGTCAACAACCTCAACGGCAACAGCGGACCCGACCTCACCAACGGCTCCCAAGGCATCCCCAGCATCCCGGACCTCAACCTCTTCGGGATCGACTTCGGACTCAGCCACGACATCGGCCCCTTCACCCTCAGCAGGCCCGCCAACTACTACCTGCTGATGCTCGTCGTCACCGCCGTCGTCGTCCTCGTGTTCCGCCGCTCCGGAGACTCCCGCATCGGCCGCGCCTGGGTCGCCATCCGCGAAGACGAAACCGCCGCCACCGCCATGGGCATCAACGCCTTCCGGCTCAAGCTGCTCGCCTTCGCCCTCGGCGCCACCCTCGCCGGCCTCGCCGGCACCGTCCAGGCGCACGTCAACTACACCGTGACACCAGAGCAGTACCAGTTCGCCGGCTCCGTACCCCCGAACTCCGCGTTCCTCCTCGCCGCCGTCATCCTCGGCGGCATGGGAACCCTCAGCGGACCCTTCGTCGGCGCCGCACTGCTCTACCTCATCCCGGCCAAACTCCAGTTCATGCAGGACTACCAGCTCTTCCTCTTCGGCATCGCGCTCATCCTCCTGATGCGCTTCCGCCCCGAAGGCCTGATCGCCGACCGCAGGAAGCAGCTCGAATTCCACGAGAACGACACCATCGACGTACCCGAACCACGGCAGTCCGAAGAAACCGGCGCCGGCATCGCCAAGGCGGGGGCGTGA
- a CDS encoding branched-chain amino acid ABC transporter permease, translated as MNELPQQLANGLILGAMYGLIAIGYTMVYGIIQLINFAHGEIFMIGGFGALTVYLWMPAGSNLLAIVPLMIIGGIICSVAVSVAAERFAYRPLRTAPRLAPLITAIGLSLALQQAIWKWYPNATKDRPFPQFKGEAFDLFGASIQRGDLFVLIAAPVCMLALGLFVSKTRSGRGMQATSQDPDTAKLMGINTDRIIVMAFAIGAAFAAVAAVAYGLKNGQIGFKMGFIMGLKAFTAAVLGGIGNIYGAMLGGVVLGVAESLATGYMSDVPGMDLFGGGAWKDVWAFVLLIVVLLLRPQGLLGERVADRA; from the coding sequence GTGAACGAACTGCCGCAACAGCTGGCCAATGGACTCATCCTCGGCGCGATGTACGGTCTCATCGCGATCGGTTACACGATGGTCTACGGAATCATCCAGCTCATCAACTTCGCCCACGGCGAGATCTTCATGATCGGAGGCTTCGGAGCTCTCACCGTGTACCTCTGGATGCCGGCCGGCTCCAACCTCCTCGCAATCGTCCCCCTCATGATCATCGGCGGCATAATATGCTCCGTCGCCGTCAGCGTCGCAGCCGAACGCTTCGCCTACCGGCCGCTGCGCACCGCCCCCAGACTCGCCCCGCTGATCACCGCGATCGGACTCTCCCTCGCACTCCAGCAGGCCATCTGGAAGTGGTACCCCAACGCCACGAAGGACCGACCCTTCCCCCAGTTCAAGGGCGAAGCATTCGACCTCTTCGGCGCCAGCATCCAGCGCGGTGACCTCTTCGTCCTCATCGCCGCACCCGTCTGCATGCTCGCCCTCGGACTCTTCGTCTCCAAGACCCGGTCCGGTCGCGGCATGCAGGCAACCTCGCAGGACCCCGACACCGCCAAGCTCATGGGCATCAACACCGACCGCATCATCGTCATGGCCTTCGCCATCGGTGCCGCGTTCGCAGCCGTCGCCGCCGTCGCCTACGGGCTCAAGAACGGCCAGATCGGCTTCAAAATGGGCTTCATCATGGGCCTCAAGGCCTTCACCGCAGCCGTACTCGGCGGCATCGGCAACATCTACGGCGCCATGCTCGGCGGAGTCGTACTCGGCGTCGCCGAATCCCTCGCCACCGGCTACATGAGCGACGTCCCCGGCATGGACCTCTTCGGCGGCGGCGCCTGGAAGGACGTATGGGCCTTCGTCCTCCTCATCGTCGTCCTGCTGCTCCGGCCCCAAGGCCTGCTCGGCGAACGCGTCGCGGATCGGGCGTGA
- a CDS encoding branched-chain amino acid ABC transporter substrate-binding protein → MLILTTVLTTGALTLTACGSRDDSKNSSGGGDTQTVVIGLDAPLTGDLSALGLGIKNSADLAVKTANKDKTVPGVKFELQPLDDQAQPSVGQQNATKFIDNKGVLGIVGPLNSGVAQSMQKPLNDASLTQVSPANTGTELTQGNNWKTGDKQRPFKTYFRTATTDQIQGAFAAKYLYNDAKVKDVYLIDDQKPYGAGLAASFKATFTELGGKIVGADHVNPDDRDFNAVVTKVKKSGAKAVYYGGEYPAGAPLSQQLKDSVKIPLMGGDGMYSADFIKLNKKAQGDIATSVGKPVEELDSAKKFIADYKTAGYKDAYEAYGGSTYDATWAIIEAVKVVVADNKGKLPDDARAKVLAAMSKVQFDGVTGPVSFDEYGDTTNTMMTAYQVDGGKWVSKLSEAYK, encoded by the coding sequence TTGCTCATCCTCACCACAGTGCTCACCACCGGAGCACTGACGCTCACCGCCTGCGGGTCGCGCGACGACAGCAAGAACAGCAGCGGGGGCGGCGACACCCAGACCGTCGTCATCGGCCTCGACGCCCCCCTGACCGGCGACCTGTCCGCCCTGGGCCTCGGCATCAAGAACTCCGCCGACCTCGCCGTCAAGACGGCGAACAAGGACAAGACCGTCCCCGGCGTCAAGTTCGAGCTCCAGCCCCTCGACGACCAGGCCCAGCCCTCCGTCGGCCAGCAGAACGCCACCAAGTTCATCGACAACAAGGGCGTCCTCGGCATCGTCGGCCCCCTGAACTCCGGCGTGGCCCAGTCGATGCAGAAGCCGCTCAACGACGCCAGCCTCACCCAGGTCTCCCCGGCCAACACCGGCACCGAGCTGACCCAGGGCAACAACTGGAAGACCGGCGACAAGCAGCGCCCCTTCAAGACGTACTTCCGCACCGCGACCACGGACCAGATCCAGGGCGCCTTCGCAGCGAAGTACCTCTACAACGACGCCAAGGTCAAGGACGTCTACCTGATCGACGACCAGAAGCCCTACGGAGCCGGCCTCGCCGCCTCCTTCAAGGCGACGTTCACCGAGCTCGGCGGCAAGATCGTCGGCGCCGATCACGTCAACCCGGACGACCGCGACTTCAACGCCGTCGTCACCAAGGTCAAGAAGTCCGGCGCCAAGGCCGTCTACTACGGCGGTGAGTACCCCGCCGGCGCACCCCTGAGCCAGCAGCTCAAGGACAGCGTCAAGATCCCCCTCATGGGCGGCGACGGCATGTACAGCGCCGACTTCATCAAGCTCAACAAGAAGGCCCAGGGCGACATCGCCACCTCCGTCGGCAAGCCCGTCGAGGAGCTCGACTCCGCCAAGAAGTTCATCGCGGACTACAAGACGGCCGGCTACAAGGACGCCTACGAGGCCTACGGCGGCAGCACCTACGACGCCACCTGGGCGATCATCGAGGCCGTCAAGGTCGTCGTCGCCGACAACAAGGGCAAGCTCCCCGACGACGCCCGCGCCAAGGTCCTCGCCGCCATGAGCAAGGTCCAGTTCGACGGCGTCACCGGCCCCGTCTCCTTCGACGAGTACGGCGACACCACCAACACCATGATGACCGCCTACCAGGTCGACGGCGGCAAGTGGGTCTCCAAGCTCAGCGAAGCCTACAAGTAG
- a CDS encoding PaaI family thioesterase translates to MGEHTAPKFPQEIIDEYAALGVDLPALFSAGHLGERMGVQIVEASADRVVGTMPVEGNTQPYGLLHGGASAVLAETLGSVGSMLHGGATKLAVGVDLNCTHHRGVRSGLVTGVATPVHRGRSTATYEIVITDEQDKRVCTARLTCMLRDVPKTTAV, encoded by the coding sequence ATGGGCGAGCACACCGCACCCAAGTTCCCCCAGGAGATCATCGACGAGTACGCCGCACTCGGCGTCGACCTGCCCGCCCTCTTCTCCGCCGGCCACCTCGGCGAACGCATGGGCGTCCAGATCGTCGAAGCCTCCGCGGACCGTGTCGTCGGCACCATGCCCGTCGAAGGCAACACCCAGCCCTACGGACTCCTGCACGGCGGCGCCTCCGCCGTCCTCGCCGAGACCCTCGGCTCCGTCGGCAGCATGCTCCACGGCGGCGCCACCAAGCTCGCCGTCGGCGTCGACCTGAACTGCACCCATCACCGAGGGGTACGGAGCGGACTCGTCACCGGCGTCGCCACCCCCGTCCACCGCGGCCGCTCCACCGCCACGTACGAGATCGTCATCACCGACGAACAGGACAAGCGCGTCTGCACCGCACGCCTCACCTGCATGCTCCGCGACGTCCCCAAGACCACCGCCGTCTGA
- a CDS encoding FdhF/YdeP family oxidoreductase: MATKPPTGDPVQDAPHVEPARRSAAGIPAVAHSLRIAQQQMGIRRTARTLLKVNQKDGFDCPGCAWPEGDKRHTAEFCENGAKAVAEEATLRRVTPDFFAAHPVADLAGRSGYWLGQQGRITQPMYLPEGADRYEAVTWERAFDIMAEELRALDSPDEALFYTSGRTSNEAAFLLQLFAREFGTNNLPDCSNMCHESSGSALMETIGVGKGSVSLEDVHHADLIIVAGQNPGTNHPRMLSALEKAKAAGARIISVNPLPEAGLERFKNPQTPQGMIKGTALNDLFLQIRIGGDQALFRLLNKMILETEGAVDDTFVTEHTHGYEEFAAAARAADWDETLTATGLDRATIEQALTMVLASKRTIVCWAMGLTQHKHSVATIREVVNFLLLRGNIGRPGAGVCPVRGHSNVQGDRTMGIFERPAPAFLDALDKEFGITSPRHHGYDVVRSIQALRDGDAKIFFAMGGNFVAATPDTHVTEAAMRHARLTVHVSTKLNRSHAVTGRRALILPTLGRTDKDIQASGKQFVTVEDSMSKVHASRGNLTPASPHLLSEPAIVARLARAVLGPESTTDWEEFEKDYATIRDRISRVVPGFENFNARVARPGGFTLPHPPRDSRRFPTTTGKANFTAAPVEYPELPEGRLLLQTLRSHDQYNTTIYGLDDRYRGIKGGRRVVMVNPDDARALGLTDGAYTDLVSEWKDGAERRAPGFRIVHYPTARGCAAAYYPETNVLVPLDSTADTSNTPASKSVVIRFENIQNRSVQEQDIREESAPTAR, from the coding sequence ATGGCCACCAAGCCGCCCACCGGTGACCCGGTCCAGGACGCGCCGCACGTCGAACCGGCCCGGCGCTCGGCCGCAGGAATTCCCGCCGTCGCCCACAGCCTGCGCATCGCCCAGCAGCAGATGGGCATCCGCCGCACCGCCCGGACCCTCCTCAAGGTCAACCAGAAGGACGGCTTCGACTGCCCCGGCTGCGCCTGGCCCGAGGGCGACAAACGGCACACCGCCGAATTCTGCGAGAACGGCGCCAAGGCCGTCGCCGAGGAAGCCACCCTGCGCCGCGTCACCCCGGACTTCTTCGCCGCGCACCCCGTCGCCGACCTCGCCGGCCGCAGCGGGTACTGGCTCGGCCAGCAGGGCCGCATCACCCAGCCGATGTACCTGCCCGAAGGCGCCGACCGGTACGAAGCGGTGACCTGGGAACGCGCCTTCGACATCATGGCCGAGGAACTGCGCGCCCTCGACTCCCCCGACGAAGCGCTCTTCTACACCTCCGGCCGCACCAGCAACGAGGCCGCGTTCCTGCTCCAGCTGTTCGCCCGCGAATTCGGCACCAACAACCTGCCGGACTGCTCCAACATGTGCCACGAGTCCTCCGGCTCCGCACTCATGGAAACCATCGGCGTCGGCAAGGGCAGCGTCTCCCTCGAGGACGTCCACCACGCCGACCTGATCATCGTCGCCGGACAGAACCCCGGCACCAACCACCCCCGGATGCTCTCCGCCCTGGAGAAGGCCAAAGCCGCGGGCGCCAGGATCATCTCGGTGAACCCGCTGCCCGAAGCCGGACTGGAGCGGTTCAAGAACCCCCAGACCCCCCAGGGCATGATCAAGGGCACCGCCCTCAACGACCTGTTCCTGCAGATCCGCATCGGCGGCGACCAGGCCCTCTTCCGGCTCCTCAACAAGATGATCCTGGAGACCGAAGGCGCCGTCGACGACACATTCGTGACCGAACACACCCACGGCTACGAAGAGTTCGCGGCCGCCGCCCGCGCCGCCGACTGGGACGAGACCCTCACCGCCACCGGCCTCGACCGCGCCACCATCGAGCAGGCCCTCACCATGGTCCTCGCCTCGAAGCGCACCATCGTGTGCTGGGCCATGGGCCTCACCCAGCACAAGCACTCCGTGGCCACCATCCGCGAAGTCGTCAACTTCCTTCTGCTGCGCGGCAACATCGGCCGCCCCGGCGCCGGGGTCTGCCCCGTCCGCGGCCACTCCAACGTCCAGGGCGACCGCACCATGGGCATCTTCGAACGCCCCGCACCCGCATTCCTCGACGCCCTCGACAAGGAATTCGGCATCACCTCACCGCGCCACCACGGCTACGACGTCGTCCGCTCCATCCAGGCCCTGCGCGACGGCGACGCAAAGATCTTCTTCGCCATGGGCGGCAACTTCGTCGCGGCGACCCCCGACACCCACGTCACCGAAGCCGCCATGCGCCACGCCCGCCTCACCGTCCACGTCTCCACGAAGCTCAACCGCTCGCACGCCGTCACCGGCCGCCGCGCCCTGATCCTGCCCACCCTCGGCCGCACCGACAAGGACATCCAGGCGAGCGGCAAGCAGTTCGTCACCGTCGAGGACTCCATGAGCAAGGTCCACGCCTCACGCGGCAACCTCACCCCCGCAAGCCCCCACCTGCTCTCCGAACCCGCCATCGTCGCCCGCCTCGCCCGCGCCGTCCTCGGCCCCGAATCCACCACCGACTGGGAAGAGTTCGAGAAGGACTACGCCACGATCCGCGACCGCATCTCCCGCGTCGTCCCCGGCTTCGAGAACTTCAACGCCCGCGTCGCCCGCCCCGGAGGCTTCACCCTCCCGCACCCACCGCGCGACTCCCGCCGCTTCCCCACCACCACCGGCAAGGCCAACTTCACCGCGGCCCCCGTCGAATACCCCGAACTCCCCGAAGGCCGGCTGCTGCTGCAGACCCTGCGCTCCCACGACCAGTACAACACCACGATCTACGGCCTCGACGACCGCTACCGCGGCATCAAGGGCGGCCGCCGCGTCGTCATGGTCAACCCCGACGACGCCCGCGCCCTCGGCCTCACCGACGGCGCATACACCGACCTCGTCAGCGAATGGAAGGACGGCGCCGAACGCCGGGCACCCGGCTTCCGCATCGTCCACTACCCCACCGCCCGCGGCTGCGCCGCCGCCTACTACCCCGAGACCAACGTGCTGGTCCCCCTCGACTCCACCGCCGACACCAGCAACACCCCCGCCAGCAAGTCCGTCGTCATCCGCTTCGAGAACATCCAGAACCGGAGCGTCCAGGAGCAGGACATTCGGGAAGAATCCGCACCCACAGCCCGCTAA
- the polA gene encoding DNA polymerase I, with product MAETASKKTADNRPRLLLMDGHSLAYRAFFALPAENFTTGAGQPTNAVYGFASMLANTLRDEAPTHFAVAFDVSRRTWRSQEFPEYKANRSKTPDEFKGQVELIGELLDAMHADRFAVDGFEADDVIATLATQAEAAGFEVLIVTGDRDSFQLITDNVTVLYPTKGVSELTRFTPEKVEEKYGLTPQQYPDFAALRGDPSDNLPGIPGVGEKTAAKWINQFGSFDDLVARADEVKGKAGQNFREHLESVKLNRRLTEMVRDVELTKTPQDLERAPYDRSAVTGVLDVLEIRNPSLRERLLAVDPGAAEDEAPAPAAGIELDGAVLAAGELAPWLAEHGGQPLGVATVDTWALGAGSVTEIALAAADGAAAWFDPARLDEADERAFAAWIADAGQPKVMHNAKSAMRVFPEHGWQVEGVTMDTALAAYLVKPGRRSFALDALAVEYLGRELAPAAADGQLAFGADDQAEADALMAQARAVLDLGEAFTARLKEVGAAELLHDMELPTSALLARLERHGIAADREHLESMEQQFAGAVQQAVKEAHAAVGREFNLGSPKQLQEVLFGELGLPRTKKTKTGYTTDADALAWLAAQTEHELPVIMLRHREQAKLRVTVEGLVKTIAADGRIHTTFNQTVAATGRLSSTDPNLQNIPVRTDEGRAIRRGFVVGDGFETLMTADYSQIELRVMAHLSEDAGLIEAFTSGEDLHTTVASQVFGVDKSAVDPEMRRKIKAMSYGLAYGLSAFGLSQQLNIEAGEARGLMDTYFERFGGVRDYLRRVVEEARATGYTETVFGRRRYLPDLNSDNRQRRETAERMALNAPIQGTAADIVKVAMLHVDRALTDAKLTSRMLLQVHDEIVLEIAKGEREQVEEILRHEMSTAVQLRAPLDVSVGVGADWESAAH from the coding sequence GTGGCTGAGACGGCATCGAAGAAGACGGCAGACAACCGACCGCGCCTGCTCCTCATGGACGGGCACTCCCTGGCGTACCGGGCGTTCTTTGCGCTGCCTGCGGAGAATTTCACGACGGGGGCGGGCCAGCCGACGAACGCGGTGTACGGCTTCGCGTCGATGCTGGCGAACACGTTGCGTGATGAGGCGCCCACGCATTTCGCGGTGGCGTTCGACGTTTCGCGCCGGACGTGGCGGTCGCAGGAGTTCCCCGAGTACAAGGCGAATCGTTCGAAGACGCCGGACGAGTTCAAGGGGCAGGTCGAGCTGATCGGCGAGCTGCTGGACGCGATGCACGCCGATCGTTTCGCGGTCGACGGCTTCGAGGCGGACGATGTGATCGCCACGCTGGCGACGCAGGCTGAGGCGGCCGGGTTCGAGGTGCTGATCGTCACCGGTGACCGGGATTCGTTCCAGCTGATCACGGACAACGTCACGGTGCTGTACCCGACGAAGGGCGTCTCGGAGCTGACGCGGTTCACCCCGGAGAAGGTCGAGGAGAAGTACGGGCTGACGCCGCAGCAGTACCCGGACTTCGCGGCGCTGCGCGGAGACCCGTCGGACAACCTGCCGGGTATCCCGGGCGTCGGGGAGAAGACGGCGGCGAAGTGGATCAACCAGTTCGGTTCGTTCGACGACCTCGTCGCGCGTGCGGACGAGGTCAAGGGGAAGGCCGGGCAGAACTTCCGGGAGCACCTGGAGTCCGTGAAGCTGAACCGTCGACTGACCGAGATGGTCCGTGACGTGGAGCTGACGAAGACCCCGCAGGACCTGGAGCGCGCGCCGTACGACCGCTCGGCGGTCACGGGTGTGCTGGATGTGCTGGAGATCCGTAATCCGAGCCTGCGCGAGCGGCTGCTCGCCGTGGATCCGGGGGCTGCAGAGGACGAGGCTCCGGCGCCTGCCGCGGGCATCGAGCTGGACGGTGCGGTGCTGGCTGCGGGCGAGCTCGCGCCGTGGCTGGCCGAGCACGGCGGGCAGCCGCTGGGTGTCGCCACGGTCGACACGTGGGCGCTGGGCGCCGGCAGTGTCACGGAGATCGCACTGGCCGCGGCCGACGGGGCGGCGGCGTGGTTCGACCCGGCGCGGCTCGACGAGGCGGACGAGCGGGCGTTCGCCGCGTGGATCGCGGACGCCGGGCAGCCGAAGGTCATGCACAACGCGAAGAGTGCGATGCGGGTGTTCCCCGAGCACGGCTGGCAGGTCGAGGGCGTCACGATGGACACGGCGCTGGCCGCCTATCTGGTCAAGCCCGGCCGCCGTTCGTTCGCGCTGGACGCGCTGGCGGTGGAGTACCTGGGCCGGGAGCTGGCCCCCGCGGCGGCGGACGGGCAGCTGGCGTTCGGTGCGGACGACCAGGCGGAGGCCGATGCGCTGATGGCGCAGGCCCGCGCGGTCCTGGACCTCGGGGAGGCGTTCACCGCCCGGCTGAAGGAGGTCGGTGCGGCCGAGCTGCTCCACGACATGGAGCTGCCGACGTCCGCGCTGCTGGCCCGGCTGGAGCGGCACGGCATCGCGGCCGACCGGGAGCACCTCGAATCGATGGAGCAGCAGTTCGCCGGCGCCGTGCAGCAGGCGGTGAAGGAGGCGCACGCGGCGGTGGGCCGCGAGTTCAACCTGGGCTCGCCCAAGCAGCTCCAGGAGGTCCTCTTCGGTGAGCTGGGCCTGCCCAGGACGAAGAAGACGAAGACCGGTTACACGACGGACGCGGACGCGCTAGCGTGGCTGGCCGCGCAGACGGAGCACGAGCTGCCGGTCATCATGCTCCGCCACCGCGAGCAGGCGAAGCTGCGGGTCACGGTCGAGGGCCTGGTCAAGACGATCGCGGCGGACGGCCGTATCCACACCACGTTCAACCAGACGGTGGCGGCGACCGGCCGGCTCTCGTCGACCGACCCCAATCTGCAGAACATCCCGGTCCGCACCGACGAGGGCCGGGCGATCCGGCGCGGCTTCGTCGTCGGCGACGGGTTCGAGACGCTGATGACGGCCGACTACAGCCAGATCGAACTGCGGGTGATGGCCCACCTGTCGGAGGACGCGGGCCTGATCGAGGCGTTCACGTCCGGCGAGGACCTGCACACCACGGTCGCGTCGCAGGTCTTCGGCGTCGACAAGTCCGCCGTCGACCCGGAGATGCGCCGCAAGATCAAGGCCATGAGTTACGGACTGGCGTACGGGCTCTCCGCGTTCGGCCTCTCGCAGCAGCTGAACATCGAGGCGGGCGAGGCGCGCGGCCTGATGGACACGTACTTCGAGCGGTTCGGCGGTGTCCGTGACTACCTGCGCCGGGTGGTGGAGGAGGCCCGGGCCACCGGCTACACGGAGACGGTGTTCGGTCGCCGCCGCTACCTCCCGGACCTGAACAGCGACAACCGGCAGCGCCGCGAGACGGCCGAGCGGATGGCGCTCAACGCACCGATCCAGGGCACGGCGGCGGACATCGTCAAGGTCGCCATGCTCCACGTCGACCGGGCGCTGACCGACGCGAAGCTGACGTCGCGGATGCTGCTCCAGGTCCACGACGAAATCGTGCTGGAGATCGCCAAGGGCGAGCGCGAGCAGGTCGAGGAGATTTTGCGCCACGAGATGTCGACGGCGGTGCAGTTGCGTGCCCCGCTGGACGTCTCGGTCGGTGTCGGCGCGGACTGGGAGTCCGCGGCGCACTGA
- a CDS encoding DUF4184 family protein — MPFTLSHAAAVLPVVRRNGTARGPLFASALVAGSFAPDMTYYADTAVPGAMEFGQVTHAVWGVFTVDVLITAAVVALWLLLREPLVALLPGAWQGRVHTFVRGERQGPWGVRDGAWFVVSAVIGAGTHVVWDAFTHHDRWGTRLVPVLNENVGGFPVFQCVQYGSSAVALTVLAWFTASGLRRTGARPVPPSVPDLDRRARWCAGALLSVCVLLGIVHRCARWYAYFGHIDTPLDIIPTACFGAGAGLAVGLVLYGTWIRLRARPRDEPPTATAPPGHRTDLMTSPPDSP; from the coding sequence ATGCCGTTCACCCTCAGCCATGCCGCTGCCGTACTGCCGGTCGTCCGACGCAACGGCACCGCGCGCGGGCCGCTCTTCGCTTCGGCGCTCGTCGCGGGTTCGTTCGCCCCCGACATGACGTACTACGCGGACACGGCTGTCCCGGGCGCGATGGAGTTCGGTCAGGTCACGCATGCCGTGTGGGGGGTGTTCACGGTGGACGTCCTGATCACCGCGGCCGTGGTGGCGCTGTGGCTGCTGCTGCGCGAACCGCTGGTGGCGCTGTTGCCGGGAGCGTGGCAGGGGCGCGTGCACACCTTCGTACGCGGAGAGCGGCAGGGCCCGTGGGGGGTGCGGGACGGTGCGTGGTTCGTCGTGTCGGCGGTCATCGGGGCGGGCACGCACGTGGTGTGGGACGCGTTCACCCATCACGACCGGTGGGGCACCCGGCTGGTGCCGGTCCTCAATGAGAACGTCGGCGGTTTTCCGGTGTTCCAGTGCGTGCAGTACGGCAGTTCGGCGGTGGCACTGACCGTGCTCGCCTGGTTCACCGCGTCCGGGCTGCGACGGACCGGGGCGCGGCCCGTCCCGCCGTCCGTACCGGACCTCGACCGCCGGGCACGGTGGTGCGCGGGCGCCCTGCTGAGCGTCTGCGTACTGCTCGGCATCGTCCACCGGTGCGCCCGCTGGTACGCGTACTTCGGGCACATCGACACACCGCTGGACATCATCCCGACCGCCTGCTTCGGCGCCGGAGCAGGCCTTGCGGTCGGCCTGGTGCTGTACGGAACGTGGATACGGCTCCGAGCCCGGCCCCGGGACGAGCCGCCCACCGCCACCGCACCACCCGGCCATCGGACAGACCTGATGACAAGCCCGCCGGACAGCCCCTGA